In Deinococcus ruber, one DNA window encodes the following:
- a CDS encoding SpoIID/LytB domain-containing protein, translating to MRAQSVLRVQVILLAGLLAGQSAATNIRVLVASGSVVSVQLPIAASLPQTSPTSATPAVNVGSVANWNVSLQGTHLSLNGQDAGSDLLYLPPVPGSTVGIAGQTYRGGLLLKAAGGVVNAVNVVDLEDYLRGVVAAEMPANWPLEALKSQAVIARTYAAARINPSSYYDLCADESCQVYGGVTRELPASDAAIAATRNQVVSYAGAAAKTYFSSDSGGYTASSQETWGQDIPYLTARPDPASLGPNSRWTLSVPLSRVADVAARYGVQLGRLRSVSVTSVSASGRVQRVQLNGANGSRTLEGAEAGGFVRSLGAKSSRVNFGGSDPLLISGAGAGHGVGLSQYGASGLARQGWNYLQIMGFYYNGCSISSILNAGMSGATLTAGVPLNRAAPFLAAPERRPLDLPLLAGTSLLSSL from the coding sequence ATGCGGGCACAGTCTGTTTTACGGGTACAGGTGATCCTTCTGGCCGGGCTTCTGGCAGGCCAGTCGGCGGCCACCAATATCCGGGTGCTGGTTGCCAGCGGCAGCGTGGTGTCGGTGCAACTTCCCATCGCGGCCAGCCTACCGCAAACCTCGCCCACCTCCGCGACGCCAGCCGTGAACGTGGGCAGCGTCGCCAACTGGAACGTGAGCCTTCAGGGAACGCATCTGAGTCTGAATGGGCAGGATGCCGGAAGCGATCTGCTGTATCTGCCCCCGGTGCCGGGCAGTACCGTGGGAATTGCCGGGCAGACCTACCGGGGCGGGCTGCTGCTCAAGGCCGCCGGAGGTGTGGTGAACGCCGTGAACGTGGTCGATCTGGAAGACTACCTGCGGGGCGTGGTGGCCGCCGAGATGCCCGCCAACTGGCCGCTGGAGGCGCTGAAATCTCAGGCGGTGATCGCCCGTACCTATGCGGCGGCCCGCATCAATCCGTCGAGCTATTACGATCTGTGTGCCGATGAGAGCTGTCAGGTGTACGGTGGTGTGACCCGCGAACTGCCCGCCTCGGACGCCGCGATTGCTGCCACCCGCAATCAGGTGGTGTCGTATGCCGGGGCCGCCGCCAAGACCTATTTTTCCAGCGATTCAGGCGGCTATACCGCGTCGAGCCAGGAAACCTGGGGGCAGGACATTCCCTATCTGACGGCCCGCCCCGATCCGGCCTCGCTCGGCCCCAACAGCCGCTGGACGCTCTCGGTGCCGCTGAGCCGGGTAGCTGATGTAGCGGCGCGGTACGGCGTGCAGCTCGGCAGACTCCGCAGCGTGAGCGTCACGTCGGTGAGCGCTTCGGGGCGCGTGCAGCGGGTGCAGCTGAACGGAGCGAATGGCAGCCGCACGCTGGAAGGCGCGGAGGCGGGCGGGTTTGTGCGTTCGCTGGGGGCCAAGTCGTCGCGGGTGAATTTTGGCGGCAGCGATCCCCTGCTCATCAGTGGGGCGGGGGCCGGGCACGGCGTCGGGCTGTCGCAGTACGGCGCGTCCGGTCTGGCGCGGCAGGGCTGGAATTATCTTCAGATCATGGGCTTTTATTACAACGGGTGCAGCATCAGCAGCATCCTGAACGCGGGTATGAGCGGGGCCACCCTGACGGCGGGTGTTCCTCTGAACCGCGCCGCGCCGTTCCTGGCTGCCCCCGAACGCCGTCCGCTCGACCTGCCCCTGCTGGCCGGTACGTCCCTCCTGTCCAGCTTATGA
- a CDS encoding FAD-dependent oxidoreductase translates to MSGRNAVSGQVYAHVGQPFTASSYDLLIVGAGRMGAAFARFVMERAPGTRLLLAEEGGLPNEEGATILAPGVWHSFVPPEQAQRAAVTRDLLAEALNVCGVLDLCTDERGDLVPTDAVWTPELEALVNPAALPFARLDERGGVYSVASTTLQNAQAAVQAGADLMLNVRCELAGGGRVLLQRLSVTNTHEIVVEQRISVRADTVVIAAGAAGPPLAEAGLGVVTPHRQAYRQSVRLNLPSAPSSRVIQAGGFVLRSQSGGYSVLPPILHPDPCGYTPSGGRLAGVPVGLRREVIESMLDMLDALPALADERLVVGRSIADIPGAWLALPAGGWPLWERLDDQHVLLLGGERADLTGLSVAHELAQELG, encoded by the coding sequence TTGTCCGGTCGAAACGCTGTGAGCGGGCAGGTCTATGCCCATGTCGGACAGCCGTTCACTGCCTCCAGCTACGATCTGCTGATCGTCGGCGCGGGGCGAATGGGCGCGGCGTTCGCCCGGTTCGTCATGGAACGTGCGCCCGGCACGCGGCTGCTGCTGGCCGAGGAAGGCGGGCTGCCCAACGAGGAGGGCGCGACCATTCTGGCTCCCGGCGTGTGGCACAGCTTCGTACCACCCGAACAGGCGCAGCGGGCCGCCGTCACACGCGACCTGCTGGCAGAAGCGCTGAACGTCTGCGGGGTACTCGACCTGTGTACAGACGAGCGCGGCGATCTGGTGCCCACCGATGCTGTCTGGACACCCGAACTGGAAGCGCTGGTCAACCCGGCAGCCCTGCCCTTTGCCCGGCTCGACGAGCGCGGCGGCGTGTACAGCGTGGCCTCGACCACCCTTCAGAACGCGCAGGCAGCGGTGCAGGCGGGGGCCGACCTGATGCTGAACGTTCGCTGTGAACTGGCAGGCGGCGGGCGCGTGCTGCTCCAGCGGCTCAGCGTGACCAACACGCATGAAATCGTGGTCGAGCAGCGGATCAGCGTCCGGGCCGACACGGTGGTGATCGCCGCCGGAGCCGCTGGCCCGCCACTGGCCGAGGCAGGGCTGGGAGTGGTGACCCCGCACCGGCAGGCTTACCGGCAGTCGGTGCGCCTGAATCTGCCGAGCGCCCCCAGCAGCCGGGTGATTCAGGCGGGCGGCTTCGTGCTGCGCTCCCAGAGCGGCGGCTACAGCGTCTTGCCGCCGATCCTGCATCCCGATCCCTGTGGCTATACGCCCAGCGGCGGCAGGCTGGCGGGCGTGCCGGTGGGCCTGCGCCGCGAGGTGATCGAGAGCATGCTGGACATGCTGGACGCCCTGCCTGCGCTGGCAGACGAGCGCCTGGTGGTGGGCCGCAGCATCGCCGACATTCCCGGCGCGTGGCTGGCTCTTCCGGCAGGCGGCTGGCCGCTGTGGGAGCGGCTGGACGATCAGCACGTGCTGCTGCTGGGAGGCGAACGCGCCGACCTGACCGGCCTGAGCGTGGCGCACGAGCTGGCACAGGAACTGGGATGA